In a genomic window of Candidatus Hadarchaeales archaeon:
- a CDS encoding cation diffusion facilitator family transporter, whose translation MRAPDKIVLLSMALTGGLGLVEVGLWSVFGLLVFLAAGLDALFDTFTSLCVWVGLRVSRRPADRNHQYGHGQAEMLVSLLLSCVLILAAVRIILLSFQGSEPAEPPVWLLLVAGVTIPLFSILGITKLRIGREWDNPSVVADGYHTLSDALASILVLTTIVFVRMGRRWVDALSSFFISLLLMYWGICVGREAVGSLMGEAPKDFTSEVRKACLGVRGVRSYHRCRARKVGSKIYADLHLQVDPSLSVEKAHEVASEVERRLKRRMPGLSSVVVHVEPSKRWKKDVQ comes from the coding sequence GTGCGAGCACCGGATAAGATCGTCCTGCTTTCCATGGCCCTTACCGGAGGGTTGGGACTGGTGGAGGTGGGGCTTTGGTCGGTTTTCGGCCTGCTCGTTTTCTTGGCGGCGGGTTTGGATGCCCTTTTTGATACTTTCACCTCCCTTTGTGTATGGGTGGGTCTGAGGGTCTCTAGACGTCCTGCAGACCGTAACCATCAGTATGGTCACGGACAGGCGGAGATGCTGGTTTCTCTCCTCCTCTCCTGCGTCCTCATTCTTGCAGCTGTGAGGATCATCCTGTTGTCCTTCCAAGGGAGCGAGCCCGCAGAGCCTCCCGTGTGGTTGCTTTTGGTAGCGGGGGTTACTATACCCCTTTTTTCGATCTTGGGAATCACCAAGCTCAGAATCGGGAGGGAGTGGGATAATCCCTCCGTGGTAGCGGATGGTTATCACACCCTTTCCGATGCCTTGGCTTCCATCTTGGTCCTTACTACCATAGTCTTCGTGAGGATGGGGAGGAGGTGGGTGGATGCCCTTTCTTCCTTCTTCATTTCCCTTCTCCTGATGTATTGGGGAATCTGCGTGGGGAGGGAAGCGGTGGGGTCCCTCATGGGTGAGGCCCCTAAAGATTTCACCTCAGAGGTCAGAAAGGCTTGTCTGGGTGTGAGGGGGGTGAGGAGCTATCACCGGTGCAGGGCTAGGAAGGTGGGCTCCAAGATCTACGCAGACCTCCACTTGCAAGTGGATCCTTCCCTCAGTGTGGAAAAGGCACATGAAGTGGCCAGTGAGGTGGAGAGGAGGCTCAAGCGCAGGATGCCTGGGCTCTCATCCGTGGTAGTACATGTGGAACCCTCGAAGAGGTGGAAAAAGGATGTTCAGTAG
- a CDS encoding DUF2179 domain-containing protein, with product MNVVWTVLGTMAIFLARLLQSILFTIKEILMVRGNRTEASLLSLAETTVWFVAFCVVMKDLLSGPFGPTAAVKATAFLLGWSVGTFLGMEVEERMARGYATVQVISVERENELRERLLSSGFPLTSIKAQGRKGPRTIYQIVTPRRELPKLLRSIDEVDPKAFVTILETKRVMRGVGNSPSGVE from the coding sequence ATGAACGTGGTCTGGACGGTCCTAGGGACGATGGCCATCTTCTTGGCCCGCCTGCTTCAGAGCATCCTTTTCACCATCAAGGAGATCCTGATGGTGAGGGGAAATAGGACGGAGGCTAGCCTTCTGAGCCTGGCGGAAACCACGGTCTGGTTCGTGGCTTTTTGCGTGGTGATGAAGGACCTTCTTTCTGGACCCTTTGGTCCCACGGCCGCGGTAAAAGCCACGGCTTTCCTCCTCGGATGGTCCGTCGGAACTTTCCTCGGCATGGAGGTGGAGGAGAGGATGGCCAGGGGATACGCCACCGTCCAAGTTATTTCGGTGGAAAGGGAAAACGAGCTGAGGGAGAGGCTCCTCTCAAGTGGTTTCCCCCTCACCTCCATAAAGGCCCAAGGAAGGAAGGGACCCAGAACTATTTACCAAATCGTCACACCACGGAGGGAACTTCCCAAGCTCTTGCGTTCCATAGACGAGGTGGATCCTAAGGCATTCGTCACCATCTTGGAAACCAAGAGGGTGATGAGGGGGGTAGGAAATTCCCCCTCTGGGGTAGAGTAA
- a CDS encoding pyridoxamine 5'-phosphate oxidase family protein, whose protein sequence is MFSRMERKFLEENEVGRLATVGRDGLPHVVPVCYLFRGGFFYVATDYGTKKYRNVKENPKVALVVDTYKPHKAVMVQGRMEVLERGKEFRKIREEFYRKFEWARKDPWEEGEAPILKLIPEKKVSWGLG, encoded by the coding sequence ATGTTCAGTAGGATGGAAAGGAAATTTTTAGAAGAGAATGAGGTGGGTAGGCTGGCAACGGTGGGTAGGGACGGCCTTCCCCATGTGGTCCCGGTTTGCTACCTCTTTAGGGGAGGATTCTTCTACGTGGCTACGGATTATGGAACAAAGAAGTACAGGAATGTGAAGGAAAACCCCAAGGTAGCTTTGGTGGTGGATACCTACAAGCCCCACAAAGCTGTGATGGTGCAGGGGAGAATGGAGGTGTTGGAGAGGGGAAAGGAGTTCAGGAAGATCAGGGAGGAATTCTATCGGAAATTCGAGTGGGCTAGAAAGGATCCCTGGGAGGAGGGAGAAGCGCCCATCCTCAAGCTCATTCCGGAGAAGAAGGTGAGCTGGGGATTGGGCTAG
- a CDS encoding MBL fold metallo-hydrolase, whose product MKVTVFGGAGEIGGNQILLEGRESKIFLDFGKNFARESRYFEDPYLIPRKPQQLYELGLLPNLPGLYPWQEEEPEIAGILLSHAHLDHMDYARYTKQEIPLWAGEGTWSVIFAREIIGRRKEEERLAKFEDRGSVPFYKCFAQYRPNLMNFRTGREVKVGEFTVRPVHVDHSILASYGFVLEGPEGKISYTGDLRFHGPKNFSEDFLKEAEGCDVLIMEGTNVLESRPFSEGEVREKVEKIVTKTKGLVATSFASMDIDRLRTFFEVADKHGRILVLSTRQAVLLEYIRQEIEKGPVDFPFKLGDPRVKIYGKEKENSKWEQKLKSLYETVNSSWVSQNQEKVLLFATYYDMLELLSIKPNPGSVFIYSESEPLNEEGEIEFEKLENWLELLGMPMFHVHASGHASSLELAEMVERLSPKKVIIVHCERPMLFKKFLKTRAEVICPERGKTIHL is encoded by the coding sequence GTGAAGGTAACCGTCTTTGGAGGGGCGGGAGAGATAGGAGGCAACCAGATCCTGCTGGAGGGGAGGGAGAGTAAGATCTTTTTGGACTTCGGGAAAAATTTTGCCAGGGAAAGCAGGTACTTTGAGGATCCCTATCTCATCCCTAGAAAGCCTCAGCAACTCTACGAACTGGGTCTCCTTCCCAACCTTCCAGGTCTCTATCCCTGGCAGGAAGAAGAGCCGGAGATCGCGGGTATCCTGCTTTCCCATGCCCATCTGGACCACATGGACTACGCAAGATACACCAAGCAGGAAATTCCTCTCTGGGCTGGAGAGGGGACTTGGAGCGTCATCTTCGCTAGGGAGATCATCGGAAGAAGAAAGGAGGAGGAAAGACTGGCGAAGTTCGAGGACCGTGGCTCAGTCCCCTTCTATAAGTGCTTTGCTCAGTACCGTCCAAACCTCATGAACTTCAGAACGGGGAGAGAGGTGAAGGTGGGGGAGTTCACGGTGAGGCCCGTCCACGTGGACCATTCCATCCTGGCCTCCTATGGATTCGTTCTCGAAGGACCGGAAGGGAAGATATCTTACACGGGGGATCTCAGGTTTCACGGACCCAAGAATTTTTCAGAGGATTTCTTGAAGGAGGCGGAGGGATGTGACGTGCTGATCATGGAGGGGACCAACGTACTGGAATCCAGGCCCTTCAGCGAAGGGGAGGTGAGGGAGAAGGTGGAAAAAATCGTGACGAAAACGAAGGGACTGGTGGCAACGAGCTTCGCGAGCATGGATATCGACCGCCTCAGGACCTTTTTCGAGGTGGCCGATAAACACGGAAGGATACTGGTGCTTTCCACAAGGCAGGCTGTCCTCCTCGAATACATCAGGCAAGAAATAGAGAAGGGGCCCGTGGACTTTCCCTTCAAGCTGGGGGACCCCAGGGTGAAGATCTACGGCAAGGAAAAGGAGAATAGTAAGTGGGAACAGAAACTGAAAAGCCTCTACGAAACAGTGAATAGTTCTTGGGTTTCACAGAATCAGGAAAAAGTACTACTTTTCGCCACCTACTATGACATGCTTGAACTCCTGAGTATCAAGCCCAATCCAGGATCCGTCTTCATCTATTCCGAAAGCGAGCCCTTGAACGAAGAGGGGGAAATAGAGTTCGAGAAGCTGGAAAACTGGCTGGAGCTCCTGGGCATGCCCATGTTCCATGTCCATGCCTCAGGGCATGCAAGTTCCTTGGAACTGGCGGAGATGGTGGAAAGGCTTTCCCCGAAAAAGGTCATAATAGTGCATTGCGAGCGTCCCATGCTCTTCAAAAAATTTCTCAAGACCCGTGCGGAGGTAATTTGCCCTGAAAGGGGAAAAACTATTCACCTTTAA